AGAGGTAAGAAGATAGATATATAGCTGTCTCAAGTGATTAAtgcaaaatgtaggtaatttaaattatcgtttggCCTGTTTATGAAAGCGGGACATTTTTGCCCTCGCGGGGGACAGCGGGACGGACAGCTTGAAAGCGGGACTGTCCCGCCGAAAGCGGGACGTATGGTCACCGTAGTTATGGCAAGCACGTTTCACAGTTTTTATAGGGTTAGCGGCTACTAGGTTCCCACCtaaatttaatagaataagTGAGCAGCCAACGACATTATTTAAGGTTAGGTTAGGAAATCCCACACATAAATTGCTATAGTTACTGCCATAGTTGGTATCTACTCCGGACTAGTCCGGACTCGCAGTGCCGGAGTGAAATCTCTCTATTACAGAATTTGTGGCATCGTATAATATGAGATTCGAATCTCTTTGTATATTCCGCGCGGAAAACTGAGTTGGTGTCGCGGAACCTGAAAACCTAAAAGTTCAAAACATTTTTCCAGTTCCACCTCTGAATACTATATTTTACAACTGTAGATCTACAAAACGCAttgaaaaaaaacctaaattGACCTACCTACGAGTATTATTTGACATCATTTTGGAGATGTTCATTCGTAAGGATATTTTATGTATCTCGTTACAAGATTTCCTATTGATACTTTATTAATAgcaataacattttatttaaccacaaaaatatgtaaaaacaCCAATTGCCATGACCAAATAAACTAACACATAGATCCTCATGTGTAAATCAGTGGTTATCGGGACACGTTTGTCacttaattagttttatgGCCGTGTTTGTTTTTGCAGACTAAACTCGCAAGAAGTGGTCTAGACTTTATTTGTCGCAAAACAAAACCAACCCTGTAGAACAACAACAattaaacttagttttattaattttattcagctGGTacaagttttaattaaatttaaaattgcctaaaGAGCTCGCAATCTCGAATGGGATTGACATGTTTTTTTCTCGCTAATGAAAAACGTCGTACAATTTTCTGCGAATTACTATAGTAATTCTGTAAAGGACGGAAAGGGAAAATTCCTCGATGTTTCCGTTAGAAATAATGTTCTTAGCTCACAGACGAAAATTTGGTCGGATTTGCTCAACATGTTATTCGTTATTTTCTAACGATTACGAAACGTTCCATTACCTTTTTTCACGTTATTAGATCGATTAGGTCGTTGGCGGGCTCACTTTTTGTAACGGCTTGTAAGTTTAGCAGCGTCACCCTAatgttatatgtataaaaaccaTATTAGATGAAATTCGCCGCACAGATTGCCACACATActcaatacctacttataaaaattatcttagtaattataacttaatattttttacaacaaCCGAATCATAAGATGAAATGTTAGTGCCAAAAATACGAGCATAATGGAACTTTGCAGCCCTCTTAAGGTCACAGCACACATAAACGTAACGTAAACGGCTCGCCATTCACCTCGCTGTCAACCAGGCGTTCGCAAGCTCGAGAATCTGCGGGCTGTGACCTAAAGTGTGCAGAAGGACGTCTTTGCAGTAAAACAAACCAAATAGAGCAGCATACCTGAAGCGAGCGACGATAGTGACCCGGCCGTGCTGCCGCCGCCCTCGTACGCGTAGTTGCGCAGGTCGTCAAACGGCGGCGCGTTGGGGTCGCCGTCCGCGCGCCGCTTGTGGTCCTCGATGAACATGCCCACGTTGGTCTCCCCTGGCAGCGCCACGCCCACGCCGCCCAGCGCGCCCAGCGGCCCTACGCCCAGACCCACGCCCATCAACGGATCTACAACAACACAACTGCTGTAATTCTCACAGTATCAACTACACAAGCTTGCACTTGACGCGCAAAATTTAACTTAACGTCACACTTTTACTACACTTTTAAAACTTGAATTTTTTCCCTCAACTTATTGCTGCACTGGCAACgaaaacttaatttaaaaaagcgTTAAGAAGAAAACGTAAAGTTATGAGACTGAAGGAACGTTTTATATAAGAGCTCTCCCGCGCTAATAGAAAACGGTATTACACGCAAGAGCTCACATCTCGGTGACATCAGCTGCTATAAATTTGCTCGGTCATCAGAAGCCCTTTCCCCTCATTAGGTCGCGCCAGTACAAACAATATGAGCGCAACATGGATCTAGATTTTTTGCTATCCGCTGGCATCATGAAGGGTCATTTGGGACAAGAACAAATTGAATTACTTAGCTAAACGCTCGGTTATGTCATAAATCGTTTAGGGACTTCGCATCACGTTGAGGCATTCATTATTTGGAAACCAGAAACTTGATTAACGAGCGTTGTAATTTTCggtgaaaaaatatgtttttattttcttattattaaactataaAAGGGAATATAGAAATGAGGTTAGTGACGCTGCTGCGTGACGTGACCCTCTTTTCAATCTTTAACAAACTTGGTTTGGAATAAAACTTACATGGCATCTTAGCGGGAGCATGATCAGGTAAGGGCCCGCCTATAGGTATCTGCAGGGGGGTGATGTCGAAGGCGGTCATGTCGTCCTCGCCGCCGCCCTCATCATCATAGTTGATGATGTTCTCTcgcacatcatcatcaggtccaGGGTACTTGACGTGCGCCTCGCGCCGCCGGTTGTACACCACGAACACCAGCACCAGGACTAGGGGAAACATTTACACTCAGTTAAGGTCACAGCACACATACACGTAACGTAAACGGATCGCCTTTCACCCGAGCTTGTTCTGAGCCGAGAAAATTACGTTACGATTCCCATTAGAGTGCGTTGTAGTAGGTAGTTTGTTGCAAAGAATACTGAACAGCTCGAGTTGATACGGTGACGATCCCTTTACGAGTTGATATGTGTTATGTGACCATTAAAAAGATAATTTATTGTCATGTGTTTGATGAAAGTGGATCAAGGATCAAGAGGACTTTCTTAGTCAGACAACACACAGAACGGAAATAGATACCTACTGAACAGGCAACCCAATACtttaatttttaaagtttaaaatatctGTCTGTATACCAGTATCTAGTACCAGTTGAGATCCGAACGCCGAAACCTTCGGTACTTTCGCTATGACTACTCCAGACCACAGGGTCAGGGTCAATAACATCGTATAAATGGAAATGATTTCCCAAAAGTCAGAAAGATAAGGAAAACAATTATCTACGCTACAAGTTAAGCCGGTCACAAAAGTTATAATCAAATTAAGTATCTAAGTCAATAATGCTTCGATATTTCGATATCTGATTTCAAATCAGCCAGGGGGAAATCTTCAAAGCTAACGAGATACATATTCCTGAAATTCAATTACTTGTTAACTCAGAAATGAAATCATACctaataggtatgtattttcTTAGGCGATGATACTTCAGCTCGTTATTAGgaaatttataatgtaataCCGAGGGTCGGACTGTTCAGTAATATCAATTTCCGATAGCGACCTGATAAGAAAGGACAAAGGAGATTGATTTTcgaatataatttaatattcaaaatCTGCGGCCCTCAAtcaatattcaaataaattaaatcataaaattttcAGTAATAATGCATGGCTTTGTTGCAAATGTACATTTAATTAGTAGGTTTTTGTTTGTCGCGTGTACGTGTGTccgatatttaattaatattgtaaaattattactCATTATACTTTCATAAATTGGACATAACGAACTATTACGAACGCCtacgtaaaaatatattgggtaagtatatacattattataaattagatCGATTTATAAGGTAATGTGACAAAGCAACAACAgtaataattcattatttaaaactataaaagcaTTTCTATGAATATGGATGTAAAACTAAGAACACTTCAGACGATAAAGTGACATCATATTATTGGTTGTACTTTAATAGAGGATGTTTACTATTGACTTACAGACAGTTACTGGCTCTATTTTAGCTTAAGAAATGGGCATATTAAAACTTTATACGGCTTCGACACACAGGATAATGGCAGTTCGGACTTTCGGAGTTAAGTTTCAAACATTTAAGTGCTCGTGGGGCGAAACGACCGTAATACTGCATGTCGAAGCGACTAAAACATGGAATTGAAAAGTACGGATGAAGCATGCAAAACAAATATGGTAGCGCTCACCTAATAACATAAACATACAGACAATGATAGCTATAATGAAATCCCTGGAGGGGGTGATGATGCCGGAGGCGAGCAGCTCGAGCTCGCAGTCGTGGCCCGCGTAGCCGAAGGAGCAGAGGCAGTCGTAGCGGCGCGCGGGCTCGCGGTCCACGCACGTGCCCCCGTGGCGGCACGGCGCCGCGCGGCACTCGTCCACGTTCACGCAgcctccgccgccgcgcaccgACCCGCCCGGGCACCTGCGCACCGCCACGTCACTACCGGCCCGCACGCGCACTGAGCTCGACCATGCTCTACACTAAGCTATACACTACATACGATACGACTATGTGCTGGATGAGAGTGAGGTGAGTGAAAGGGGAGCCGGGGTGctcactcataatgataagGAGGCAGACGAGTATGGCGGCGAGCGCGCCCATGCTGAGCTTGAGCGTGCGGCCCTCCTGCACCAGCTCGCAGTTCTCGCCCCAGAAGCCCTCGGGGCAGTGGCAGCGGTAGCCGGGCTCGCGGTTGCTGCAGCTGCCTCCGTTGCGGCACGGGAAGTACAAGCACTCGTTCTTGTCCACGCACCCCTTGCCGTCGCCCGACAGCACCAGACCCTCACCGCAGCTGGGATTAGTGGGAATTGCACGTGACAGTTAatacacatatacatatatatggtTATATGTCGTGTTAGATTTTAAGCTTTAGTTGGGAATATAGGCTGTAATactaattgaaaatattattataatgtaaaagttagtaagtagttattatAGTGATGTGATAACTTACGAgtattagattttttatatggttaaatgataaaaatattgtaatgatGATTTGATGAATTTTAATatggttaaataaatgtaaaaatggtatgaaaaaaataaataaatatgcgtTATGAATAAGTATGAATTGTCGAATCTCAGTGCGCAGTACAGGAAATTATaacacaaaaaacttaaaacgaACACATTGTGAAATTGTGATGAGATAAATGGAAACAAAATTTTGATGGGAACTTGATTTAAAAGTTATTGACTTTGATAAAATTGATCAGTAATTGAAAAGTGattaaaattagttctgaaTAAGAAATCTTTTAAAGGAAACGGGACTTcagtattttaaatgttcaaCTTCAACAGTAATATCAAATCCAAAAATTATAAGAATGTAGCAATACTCACGTGCACTCATACTCGTTCCAGAGGTCGACGCAGACGAAGGGCTCGGTGCAGTGCACGTTGATGCAGGGGCTGTTGGAGGGGCAGTTGCGGTCCAGGTTGCGCGCCATGGTGGCCTGCCCCCACTGCGTGCCGTTCATGGCCGGCGGCAGCGGCAGGTGCTTGCCCTCCAGCCTGATATCATCCAGGCAACCCTTCTGGAAGTCAGCGTACACCTCGAACGTCCTCACGCCCGTGTACTCGGCTTTACCACCCGCGTATACTCCCTCTTGCTTGTCCACCAGCAGCCACTGGTGACCCTCGAAGGTGAAGGTCTCGTTGTACCTCCTCCCTTCACCCCCGTCCACTTCTAGTGTGGCGGCGCTGCCGTACCGGCTGACGCGCGCGATGTGCCACTGCCCGTCGTCCACCGCCACGGAGTTCAGCCACACGTCGCGCTCCTCCGTCCGCAATGAGTTCAAGTTGTAACGGAAATGGAGTCGCGCATCCTTGACCTCCAGGATTCCGTACTCCCTGTTGTGTTGATCACTCACACGGAATAGCTCTCCGTGCGGCTCGCGCGTTCGGAATCGCAGCTGAATTTGGGTACTGAACCTGTCAGGCTCGAAGCTGAGTGCAAATTTAACGTAGCTCTGTGGTCTGAAGCTTGTAGGAGTGGTTGGGAGGTTGCAGGACGGCCCGGTCCAGCCAGGCAGACACTGACACCGAGCTTCGGAGAAGCTTCCGACACAGGTGCCGTGCTCCCAGCACCTAGATGTGGTATCAGCTTGGTTGCAGATTTCTTCAGTTTGTGGGCAGCCCGCAACGGAGTTCCTCGAGAGTCCCGGGTGAGCCAGGTCGTACAGTTTGCTGTTATGAATTAGATTGCGAATGCATCCATCAAATCCTTTTCCGATCGGCATATACTGCCAATGATAATGGGTGGGATCAAAGTGCTCGATGTACAGACCACCTATTTGCAAAGGCGCATTCACATTCAAATATTCATTAAATGGAGGAATAGTTCCGGAAGCCTGACACGATGAATCATCGAACTCTGGCGGTGTGCCATCTTCCATTTCCTGAATATCAGCAGATTTACAATAGTCGACGACCATTCTTACATTTTCAGTATCCCAGAATATATCGACCCTGTGCCATTCGCCATCGTCTAAGCTTTTCTTGGTTTTGACCCGTAGTTCAAGGGTACCAGAACCGAAATCAATTAGGAGCCTGGGGTATCCCCTTTCCAATTCGACCGATATGAAATCTGATACCATTATTTCTTCAGGTTCCGGAGGTACAATGGGTCCATTGTAAATAAGCACACCTTCGGATTTGCGTGTTATGAATTCGAAGCTCAAATGTGAGCTGTCACACATTTCAAGGGACGGGTACCACGCCCACCCAGTTCCTCTGAAGCTTCGAGACGTTTGTTGACATCTGGGACCCGTGTACCCGGGTGGACATGAGCAAGTAAGGCCGTATTTGCCTTCAATACACCGACCACCATTATAACAAGGCGAAGTTCGGCAAGTTTCGGCTTGAGTGAAGTTCCTCGCACCACATGTGCATTCTGCAATAACATCAACTCGTACCCCAACCAGAGCAGTTTTATTTGCATTAACCATGTACGGTAGATTACTGATGTCGAGAACATTCGTACATGAACCTTCGCACTGTTGGTTTTCATACAAGCATTCATCTATGCCGACCATTGTAATGTTGATACCCACGGCACGTTCAATCTCTTCTCTGTGCATTAGAACAACACCGTTTAATCTTATTGGCTTGTAATAATGGGCACCATGTGCTGAAAAGCGTATGTCTGTAATGGGAGGATGCTTTTTCCTCAGCTGCACGCTGAATACGTCGATATTATCTCGTTCTGTATTCAATAAATCTGCAAGTTTATCTTTGAAAATATCCAATTTGCTTCTTGACACACTCAGAGTTTTATAATTCCAAACTCTCACAAAGTCTTCGTCGGAAATACCCGATATCCGGAGTGAGCCTGAGTTTATGATAGCTTCATGGGATATTTCTTTAACGTACACGGTTACATTAGCTGGTACACCGGTTTGTGTATGTTTTCTGTCATAAGCTTTGAATTTCAGATGATACCTCCCCTCTCTAGTTTTGTGTTTCATCTGTATCATTCCAGTTTCTTCATTCAATGTAAAGTTAGGATGTTCAGAACTCTCCCAGAAGAATTTCTTGTCTGGTAAATCCCAGTCATCGAGATCGTAGACATATACTCGTCCGATTTCAGTATCTGGGGCTTGGCCTTGGTAATTATAAACAAGTATTTCCTTAGATCCAGGTTGCATCTTATTGTCATTGACATCACCAATAACAACAGTTAGTGTACTAGTTCCTGTCATCGCTGGGTTTCCATGATCTTTAATAATGATGGGAATATGGTACTCTTTTTGTTGTTCTCTGTCAAAAGATCTAAGAGACGAAACAATAGCCATACCATCACCATTGGCACCCTTTTGATCTTGTTCCACTTTGAAAGAAGCTCTAATAATGTCATCTGCTCCAGGGTCAAGCCTAAATTGGAATGGCGGACCATTGCTTTTAGACCGATCATCGTCATCAGTAGCCAAAATTTCAGCAACTTTTTTAGGAGTTATATGCTCCGTTAGTACTGGTCTATAATCTTTTAAGAATGTCGGAGCGTTATCATTTATATCTTGAACAATGACAGTAAGAGTAGCCGTAGCAGTTCTTGGTGGAACACCGTCGTCAATAGCTAATATTTTAACTTGATGACGAGGAGTATCTTCTCGATCTAAAGCTCTCTGTATACTGACCGTACCTTCTTGGTTGATGGAAAACTGACGCTTTCTATCTGACGATCTATCAATAGCATACGATACTTTACTTTTGCCACCCTGGTCAGGATCAGTGGCCTTGAAAGTTTCTAAACTTTTACCAACTTCTGCGTTTTCATACACTGATACTTCAATATTAGCTCTATCAAACTGTGGTTTATTGTCATTTATATCTCTTAGCTTAACTACAACCCATGAGTAAGCTACATGATACTTGTCATTGTCGTTATCTTCTCCTTTGTCATTAACTTGTATCCTAAACCGAAAACCGTTACTTTGTAACTGATCTTCGTAGTCAAGAGGCTGCACAATTTTTAGTGACCCTGTACCATCGTTATTCCTCACCATTGTGAACTTATCAGCACCATATCCGCTGTTTTCAATTACTTTATATTGGAATTTATTGGTTTCATCTTCGTCATGTACAGTAACTGTCAGAATAGGCATTTCTGGTAGGTTAGTGCCATCTGTTTCATCAACCTCTGTAAACCATTCATCCTTTGTAAATTGTGGTGGCATATCGTTAATATCTTTAACTCTTATAGATGCTGTCCCAGTACCCTTTAACCCCCCTCCATCTGACGCTACTATTTGTATAGAATAATCTGGTGTCCTCTCGCGATCCAAACAACACACAGCCGTTTTAATCACACCAGTTTCAGCTTCTATTTCAAAAATAGGCGATCCAGTTTCTTCCTCTATGACATTCTTTTCTATAGAATACCAGAGTTTTGCATTATTACTTTCTGCTGGATCGTCATAATCTATAGCAGTCATAGTCATTACAACCATGCCAGCTGTACCATTTTCTGTGACATTTCCAAAATAAACTCCTTGTGGGAAAATGGGGGCATTGTCGTTTATATCTTTGAGATTAACTTGGACATCTGCGTATCCCACTAGTCCCTCTCCACCTTCATCTTGAGCAAATACAGTGAATCGCCACTGTGGCCTGCCGTTGGGCTGGTCACGGTCCAATGGCTGTAaacagtattttatatttaataaaagtaaataatattaaatgggTACTATTTCAAGGTAATGTTTGAGTAATATCAGTAAATGGAACTAGCTGAATAGCAGCGAAGTCATTGCATTGGATTAAGGATTGCAATTGTGCTTTGAGAATTCAAAGCACGCTTTCACATCGGGCGAATATCCGTTTGCTCATACTAGCTTGTAGCCGAGGAATGCAATCCCAAGCGACTAGTGCGCTCTCGCAACTGTAGAGGAAACCAAAGGTAATTTGGTTGGTAAAAATGAAATTCTGCTGACACTCTTATGCATACTTTTGCTAAGCAAATCACAAACCTTCAGAACGAATATTTCTCCAGTGGTTCGATTGATGTCAAACTTGCTGTTGGCTGGGTTGTCGGGGTCAATGCCCTGTCCAGTCAAGAAGTACACAATGTTCTGCTGTCGATCTTTGTCGCCATCGGTAGCCGTaacctatacatataaattttatgttatcaAAGGGCTCAATCATTATGCCTCAAAAAACAGAAtgttaagataagataagatattctttatttgcacacaaaaatatggacaacaatacaaaacttaatctaacacatatgtacaaatggcggtcttatcgcttaaagcgatttcttccagacaacctttgggtggaaggatatttagatGTAAAGAAGGGTAAAGTGTACTAGGAATAAAGAatatatcataaatatttaatataccaaTACATATactacctacaatatatttacatatataatttatatacctagcatcataatatataatatattaaaatatatattaatatataataaaatacataccacgttacttatatataataataagcatATTAAAGAGGATATAGTGATCTTCATTCAAGAGCCGAGGAAATGGTCTTTTAACATCCTTTTGAATGAGGCCAATGACGGTGCTTTCCGTATACTAAGTGGGAGATCGTTCCATAAAGTGATGAATGTTGTAAATGAAACTaaataaagttacaaaaattCATACGCCCATATTCCACTTTGATTGGTTACAATGATGTGAGCTCGCACGTTTTTCTGTTGAAATATTTGCTAGCTTTGTGATAGCTGATATTTGATTGCATATCGTGATGTTTAATATTCATTCGTCAACACCACGGGTcaaaatatagaaataataatGCCTATATGGGTCAAACACTAATTAGTCGAATAtacatgtatttttgtaaacttttATAACAACCAAGTATTAATGTGGTTTAAGTCATGAAAATGGTTTAggtataaaacaaatatttaaagtaaagGTTCCGAAAGTTGGGCTTGTGTTTACCGTTGTTTGTTTGTGAGATCTCGGTACTTACTGAGACTTGCAGAAAGTTGAAACGTTATCGATGCCAGCGGCTGTTTCTGTACTGCCATAAATATATGACCAAAGGCGGTAAACTTACCTTTGAAAAAGATTTATGAACAATAAATAAGATGAAAATACctaaatgatttttattttaggaaaaagAACAAGGAATTTTATTGAAGTGGCGCAGTTTGCAGCTTCACCTTGAACAGGGTATTAATCTAGAAATACCGCCGCTCATTAATATGGATACTAGTATTGCCTATTTAGCACGGTTCATTTCTCTTCATAGTGTAGAGACCGATATGAATTTTAAAAGACGGCGGCTGATTATGAACCCGCCAACACGTTGTTTGCGGCGGAAGTGCCGGCTACTGCACTAACTTTATCTTCATTCTCGAAGCATCCAACAAAGAGACtattaaaaagtttcagtttcagcatTTTCGCTGCACTGATCTATACCTAGAGTGACCGTCCTTACAACTATCTCTATCGAGAGGaggtgagttttttttaaattaacacCATAGCTATAATCCCCACAGTTTGACggctgaatggcgtagtggatagtgaccctgactgctatgccaaaggttccgggttcgattcccggctggggcaaatatttgtttaaagacagatatttgtactcgggtcttggttgttgatatttatatttagtatctatctatctatgtatttgtgtagatttatcagttgtccgacacccataacacaggttctgcctagct
This is a stretch of genomic DNA from Plutella xylostella chromosome 4, ilPluXylo3.1, whole genome shotgun sequence. It encodes these proteins:
- the LOC105380345 gene encoding neural-cadherin isoform X8, encoding MVDPLKIFWVLTNSTYLVTKFIRIGIADKNDNPPYFDKELYEAEVDENEDIQHTVLTVTAKDHDESSRIRYEITSGNIGGAFAVKNMTGAIYVAGALDYETRKRYELKLAASDNLKENYTTVVIHVKDVNDNPPVFERPTYRTQITEEDDRNLPKRVLQVTATDGDKDRQQNIVYFLTGQGIDPDNPANSKFDINRTTGEIFVLKPLDRDQPNGRPQWRFTVFAQDEGGEGLVGYADVQVNLKDINDNAPIFPQGVYFGNVTENGTAGMVVMTMTAIDYDDPAESNNAKLWYSIEKNVIEEETGSPIFEIEAETGVIKTAVCCLDRERTPDYSIQIVASDGGGLKGTGTASIRVKDINDMPPQFTKDEWFTEVDETDGTNLPEMPILTVTVHDEDETNKFQYKVIENSGYGADKFTMVRNNDGTGSLKIVQPLDYEDQLQSNGFRFRIQVNDKGEDNDNDKYHVAYSWVVVKLRDINDNKPQFDRANIEVSVYENAEVGKSLETFKATDPDQGGKSKVSYAIDRSSDRKRQFSINQEGTVSIQRALDREDTPRHQVKILAIDDGVPPRTATATLTVIVQDINDNAPTFLKDYRPVLTEHITPKKVAEILATDDDDRSKSNGPPFQFRLDPGADDIIRASFKVEQDQKGANGDGMAIVSSLRSFDREQQKEYHIPIIIKDHGNPAMTGTSTLTVVIGDVNDNKMQPGSKEILVYNYQGQAPDTEIGRVYVYDLDDWDLPDKKFFWESSEHPNFTLNEETGMIQMKHKTREGRYHLKFKAYDRKHTQTGVPANVTVYVKEISHEAIINSGSLRISGISDEDFVRVWNYKTLSVSRSKLDIFKDKLADLLNTERDNIDVFSVQLRKKHPPITDIRFSAHGAHYYKPIRLNGVVLMHREEIERAVGINITMVGIDECLYENQQCEGSCTNVLDISNLPYMVNANKTALVGVRVDVIAECTCGARNFTQAETCRTSPCYNGGRCIEGKYGLTCSCPPGYTGPRCQQTSRSFRGTGWAWYPSLEMCDSSHLSFEFITRKSEGVLIYNGPIVPPEPEEIMVSDFISVELERGYPRLLIDFGSGTLELRVKTKKSLDDGEWHRVDIFWDTENVRMVVDYCKSADIQEMEDGTPPEFDDSSCQASGTIPPFNEYLNVNAPLQIGGLYIEHFDPTHYHWQYMPIGKGFDGCIRNLIHNSKLYDLAHPGLSRNSVAGCPQTEEICNQADTTSRCWEHGTCVGSFSEARCQCLPGWTGPSCNLPTTPTSFRPQSYVKFALSFEPDRFSTQIQLRFRTREPHGELFRVSDQHNREYGILEVKDARLHFRYNLNSLRTEERDVWLNSVAVDDGQWHIARVSRYGSAATLEVDGGEGRRYNETFTFEGHQWLLVDKQEGVYAGGKAEYTGVRTFEVYADFQKGCLDDIRLEGKHLPLPPAMNGTQWGQATMARNLDRNCPSNSPCINVHCTEPFVCVDLWNEYECTCPGGSVRGGGGCVNVDECRAAPCRHGGTCVDREPARRYDCLCSFGYAGHDCELELLASGIITPSRDFIIAIIVCMFMLLVLVLVFVVYNRRREAHVKYPGPDDDVRENIINYDDEGGGEDDMTAFDITPLQIPIGGPLPDHAPAKMPYPLMGVGLGVGPLGALGGVGVALPGETNVGMFIEDHKRRADGDPNAPPFDDLRNYAYEGGGSTAGSLSSLASGTDDETHEYDYLGAWGPRFDKLADMYGPQDDEQL